From the genome of Maniola jurtina chromosome 10, ilManJurt1.1, whole genome shotgun sequence, one region includes:
- the LOC123869214 gene encoding uncharacterized protein LOC123869214 isoform X1: MADKYYGWGGMPPPHGYPSGPPGSGTPGHPPQTYPYGPGVVFYPVHPAYFYPPHHHPPYPPPPDSVQVVDSPPEEPELPGETVELPWSTYRWVPACLSQRSIPMGALRVGTDVDGDEIYAGRAHHEGDVLPAKVIPTKNACYIAYSGEEILKDQFEVLVPAMFSWQFSTGGNVPPGAVEAGMTADGEKLYFGRVTHDGCTTPGKIHQSHGVCYYPFDGEERSSAEYECLVLF; this comes from the exons ATAAATATTATGGTTGGGGTGGAATGCCGCCGCCACACGGCTACCCTTCTGGACCGCCGGGATCTGGCACCCCCGGTCATCCTCCACAAACATATCCCTACGGCCCGGGAGTTGTGTTCTATCCCGTCCATCCGGCATACTTCTATCCGCCACATCACCACCCCCCTTACCCTCCACCCCCTGACTCTGTCCAAGTAGTAGACTCCCCACCAGAGGAACCTGAATTACCTGGAGAGACGGTCGAGTTACCTTGGA GCACATACCGTTGGGTCCCAGCATGTCTGAGCCAGAGAAGCATCCCCATGGGAGCTCTGCGCGTGGGCACGGACGTTGATGGCGACGAGATCTACGCAGGCAGAGCTCATCACGAGGGTGACGTCCTCCCTGCAAAAGTCATTCCCACAAAGAACGCGTGCTATATCGCGTACAGTGGCGAAGAAATCCTAAAGGACCAGTTTGAG GTGCTGGTACCAGCGATGTTCTCGTGGCAGTTCTCGACGGGCGGCAACGTGCCCCCGGGCGCGGTGGAGGCCGGCATGACCGCCGACGGCGAGAAGCTCTACTTCGGTAGAGTCACGCACGACGGCTGCACTACTCCTGGCAAG ATTCATCAGAGCCATGGCGTCTGCTACTACCCATTCGACGGTGAAGAGAGGAGCTCGGCCGAATACGAATGCCTCGTCCTTTTCTAA
- the LOC123869214 gene encoding uncharacterized protein LOC123869214 isoform X2: MAGTYRWVPACLSQRSIPMGALRVGTDVDGDEIYAGRAHHEGDVLPAKVIPTKNACYIAYSGEEILKDQFEVLVPAMFSWQFSTGGNVPPGAVEAGMTADGEKLYFGRVTHDGCTTPGKIHQSHGVCYYPFDGEERSSAEYECLVLF, from the exons GCACATACCGTTGGGTCCCAGCATGTCTGAGCCAGAGAAGCATCCCCATGGGAGCTCTGCGCGTGGGCACGGACGTTGATGGCGACGAGATCTACGCAGGCAGAGCTCATCACGAGGGTGACGTCCTCCCTGCAAAAGTCATTCCCACAAAGAACGCGTGCTATATCGCGTACAGTGGCGAAGAAATCCTAAAGGACCAGTTTGAG GTGCTGGTACCAGCGATGTTCTCGTGGCAGTTCTCGACGGGCGGCAACGTGCCCCCGGGCGCGGTGGAGGCCGGCATGACCGCCGACGGCGAGAAGCTCTACTTCGGTAGAGTCACGCACGACGGCTGCACTACTCCTGGCAAG ATTCATCAGAGCCATGGCGTCTGCTACTACCCATTCGACGGTGAAGAGAGGAGCTCGGCCGAATACGAATGCCTCGTCCTTTTCTAA
- the LOC123869210 gene encoding uncharacterized protein LOC123869210, with protein MKSVIYFMVLFLGSAYADMAGECAMVGFYLEMACTPVPAADNSTLCPDAFDCPDLRISPDPNTCYYKGASYKTGSPFPQSVIKNPCTMNCGCSTDYKGVPQFTCAAVDCVDAEGFGDCILTHEVDACCSTGTVCGKDAIASLKTCEVDGVIYKEGQIIEPANTRKTCVCTAQWNGRYDDPTSCRDLDCAVEIHFQDMIFSKCAPVFFANQMGCPVSFVCPTEKTKVIRGLNARGVTAQCFYGNMTVNVGDQVTVEEKCTKCVCDVPPYVSCTLKNSCDD; from the exons ATGAAATCAGTGATTTATTTTATGGTGCTAT TTTTGGGCTCAGCGTATGCCGACATGGCAGGGGAATGTGCCATGGTAGGTTTCTACCTGGAGATGGCCTGCACGCCGGTGCCCGCTGCTGACAACTCAACGCTCTGCCCCGACGCTTTCGACTGCCCCGACCTGCGGATAAGCCCTGATCCGAACACCTGTTATTATAA GGGAGCATCGTATAAAACGGGATCCCCGTTTCCACAGAGCGTGATCAAGAACCCTTGTACCATGAATTGCGGCTGCAGTACCGATTATAAAGGAGTGCCTCAGTTCACTTGCGCAGCCGTGGACTGCGTGGACGCCGAGGGCTTTGGGGATTGCATCCTGACACACGAGGTGGACGCTTGCTGCAGCACCGGGACTGTTtgtg GGAAAGACGCAATCGCCAGTTTGAAGACATGCGAGGTTGACGGCGTGATATACAAAGAAGGCCAGATCATTGAGCCAGCCAACACGCGGAAGACCTGCGTCTGTACTGCGCAGTGGAACGGGCGATACGACGATCCGACCAGTTGCCGCGACCTCGACTGCGCCGTGGAAATTCACTTCCAGGACATGATATTCAGCAAATGTGCTCCAGTTTTCTTTGCGAATCAGATGGGCTGTCCTGTATCGTTCGTATGTC CGACCGAAAAAACAAAAGTAATCCGAGGGTTGAACGCACGCGGCGTCACCGCTCAGTGCTTTTACGGCAACATGACTGTGAACGTAGGAGACCAGGTCACCGTGGAGGAGAAATGCACCAAGTGTGTCTGCGATGTGCCGCCCTACGTGTCCTGTACGCTGAAGAACTCTTGCGATGATTAA